The following are encoded together in the Thermococcus sibiricus MM 739 genome:
- a CDS encoding FprA family A-type flavoprotein: protein MKTVKIADGIYWVGVKDWDRRIFDSLIPLPEGTSYNAYLVVGEEKMALIDTVNPGFEEEFENKINDVKNIGDIDYIVMNHAEPDHAGAIPYLMSKNKKALLIATQKGAEMAKTYYDVPDERIMVVKDGDTVSLGGKTLRFIEAPWLHWPETMFTYLVEDKILFPCDFFGAHVAKGLYDEEVPELLEHAQRYFGEIMMPFAQMAKKALQKLDNLEIEMIAPSHGPIYKLPEKILDAYRKWASGETQEKVLIVYVSMWGANDAMVRELANLLLAKGVEVRVHNLVGADIGEIAKDLVDSRAIVIGAPTVLAGAHPLAVYGAYLVKALRPPAKYAVILGSYGWHGRSKDALLQMLSGMKIELVGSLEVRAKPREEDYESLSKLADMLTKKIREE from the coding sequence ATGAAAACTGTAAAAATTGCTGACGGAATTTATTGGGTTGGAGTCAAGGACTGGGATAGAAGGATATTTGACTCTTTGATACCCCTACCGGAAGGGACTTCTTACAATGCTTATCTAGTAGTTGGAGAAGAGAAAATGGCCTTAATCGACACCGTAAACCCTGGTTTTGAGGAAGAGTTTGAGAACAAGATAAACGATGTCAAAAACATCGGTGATATTGATTACATAGTGATGAACCACGCCGAGCCTGATCACGCCGGTGCTATCCCCTACCTCATGTCAAAGAACAAAAAGGCACTCCTGATAGCAACCCAAAAGGGAGCAGAAATGGCAAAGACGTACTATGATGTTCCCGATGAGAGAATAATGGTTGTGAAAGATGGAGATACAGTTTCTCTCGGTGGGAAAACCCTCAGGTTCATAGAAGCACCCTGGCTCCACTGGCCAGAAACGATGTTTACGTATCTCGTTGAGGACAAAATACTCTTTCCCTGTGACTTCTTTGGGGCACATGTTGCAAAGGGATTATACGACGAAGAGGTGCCGGAGCTTTTGGAGCATGCCCAACGATATTTTGGAGAAATTATGATGCCTTTTGCGCAAATGGCAAAGAAAGCCCTTCAAAAACTTGATAATCTCGAAATAGAGATGATAGCCCCAAGTCACGGTCCCATATACAAACTTCCGGAAAAAATCCTTGATGCCTACCGAAAATGGGCCAGTGGGGAAACACAGGAGAAGGTGCTCATAGTTTACGTGAGCATGTGGGGGGCAAACGATGCAATGGTTAGGGAACTTGCCAACCTCCTGCTTGCAAAAGGGGTTGAGGTTAGAGTCCACAATCTTGTGGGTGCTGACATTGGGGAGATAGCCAAGGATCTTGTAGATTCAAGAGCTATAGTTATAGGGGCTCCCACTGTCCTTGCTGGGGCGCATCCTTTAGCGGTTTACGGTGCATATCTCGTGAAAGCTCTTCGGCCTCCTGCAAAATACGCCGTAATATTGGGTTCGTACGGATGGCACGGAAGGAGCAAAGATGCACTTCTTCAGATGTTAAGTGGCATGAAAATCGAGCTTGTAGGGAGTTTGGAGGTACGTGCAAAACCCAGAGAAGAGGATTACGAGTCCCTTAGCAAGCTTGCCGATATGCTCACAAAAAAGATTAGGGAGGAGTAG
- a CDS encoding DUF1858 domain-containing protein, with translation MMLDVRGLKPPQPAVIIIESLGKLRVGETLEVIGDKPFVDIIGKLEEAGYLVELKDIGGAFVLRVTKTKNSRELSMEVKECDDRLEEITGDTNVAKLLKAYPESLKILVKYGFSPLENPVMRKTLARTVTLKQAKKLIGMNDEKFREMMEELKKLEKN, from the coding sequence ATGATGTTAGATGTCAGAGGATTAAAGCCTCCCCAGCCGGCGGTCATAATAATCGAGTCCCTCGGAAAGCTCAGAGTAGGGGAAACGCTTGAGGTCATAGGGGACAAGCCTTTCGTTGACATAATTGGAAAACTCGAAGAAGCCGGATATCTGGTCGAACTGAAGGATATCGGCGGGGCGTTTGTACTCAGGGTGACCAAGACCAAGAACTCCAGAGAGCTTAGCATGGAAGTCAAGGAGTGCGACGACAGGTTGGAGGAGATAACGGGGGATACTAACGTGGCCAAGCTGCTCAAAGCTTACCCCGAGTCCCTCAAGATACTGGTGAAGTATGGATTTTCACCCCTTGAGAACCCCGTGATGAGGAAGACCCTCGCGAGGACCGTAACGCTCAAGCAGGCAAAGAAGCTCATCGGCATGAACGACGAGAAGTTTAGAGAAATGATGGAGGAGCTCAAAAAATTGGAAAAGAACTGA